From the genome of Turicibacter faecis, one region includes:
- the rlmH gene encoding 23S rRNA (pseudouridine(1915)-N(3))-methyltransferase RlmH, whose protein sequence is MNITIISVGKIKEKYIKLGIDEFSKRLSRYCKLTMVEVPDEKTPDQASMREMELIKEKEGKLILNKVKDNMYVIAMDLQGEMKTSEQFATQLSQLALRGESNVAFIIGGSLGLSDEVKKRANYKLCFSKMTFPHQLFKLILLEQVYRAYRINHNEPYHK, encoded by the coding sequence ATGAATATTACGATTATTTCTGTTGGTAAGATTAAGGAGAAATATATTAAGTTAGGAATTGATGAGTTTTCAAAGCGATTATCAAGATATTGTAAATTAACAATGGTTGAGGTTCCAGATGAGAAAACGCCAGATCAGGCTTCTATGCGGGAGATGGAATTGATTAAGGAGAAGGAAGGAAAACTAATTTTAAATAAGGTAAAAGATAATATGTATGTTATCGCTATGGATTTACAGGGGGAAATGAAAACATCAGAGCAATTTGCAACACAGTTAAGCCAGTTAGCCTTAAGAGGGGAGAGTAATGTAGCCTTTATTATCGGTGGATCTTTGGGCCTATCTGACGAGGTGAAGAAGCGAGCAAATTATAAGTTATGCTTTTCAAAGATGACCTTTCCCCATCAACTCTTTAAATTGATTTTATTAGAGCAGGTGTATCGAGCATATCGTATTAATCATAATGAACCGTATCATAAGTAA
- the serS gene encoding serine--tRNA ligase — protein sequence MLDLKRVREDLQGTIERLGTRGGDFSYLNKITELDEQRKNIILEVEQLKSNRNEVSKLIGQYKREKKDASELLAQMNGVGEKVKELDEKLRQIDEEIKNLLLITPNVPCGTIAIGKDENDNVEIRKYGEPTHFDFEPKAHWDLVTELDIIDFERAGKITGSRFAVYKGLGARLERALISFMLDLHTGDHGYTEILPPVIVNRASMTGTGQLPKFEEDAFKLVDSDYFLIPTAEVPVTNLHRDEILNGEQLPIKYTAYSPCFRAEAGSAGRDTRGIIRQHQFNKVELVKFVKPEDSYQELESLTANAEKVLQLLGLPYRVIELCTGDIGFSAAKTYDIEVWLPSYHAYKEISSCSNFEDFQARRANIKFRRDAKAKPEFVHTLNGSGLAIGRTVAAIIENYQQADGSIVIPEALRPYMRNLEVIK from the coding sequence ATGTTAGATTTAAAACGAGTAAGAGAAGATTTACAAGGCACGATTGAGCGTTTAGGGACACGCGGTGGTGATTTCAGTTATTTAAATAAAATCACTGAATTAGACGAGCAACGTAAAAATATTATTTTAGAGGTTGAACAATTAAAATCAAATCGTAATGAGGTATCAAAATTAATTGGTCAATATAAACGTGAAAAAAAGGATGCGTCTGAATTACTTGCACAAATGAATGGTGTTGGTGAAAAAGTTAAAGAATTAGATGAAAAATTACGTCAAATTGATGAAGAAATTAAAAATTTATTATTAATTACCCCAAATGTTCCATGTGGAACAATTGCTATTGGGAAAGATGAAAATGATAACGTAGAAATTCGTAAATATGGAGAGCCAACTCATTTTGATTTCGAACCAAAAGCTCACTGGGATTTAGTTACTGAGTTAGATATTATTGATTTTGAACGTGCTGGGAAAATCACGGGAAGTCGTTTTGCGGTTTATAAAGGATTAGGAGCGCGTTTAGAGCGTGCCTTAATTAGTTTTATGTTAGATTTACATACGGGAGATCATGGATATACGGAAATTTTACCTCCGGTTATTGTGAACCGTGCGAGTATGACAGGGACGGGACAATTACCTAAATTTGAAGAAGATGCGTTTAAGCTAGTAGATTCAGATTATTTCCTTATCCCAACAGCAGAGGTTCCGGTTACAAATTTACACCGCGATGAGATTCTAAATGGTGAACAGTTACCGATTAAATATACAGCTTATAGTCCATGTTTCCGTGCTGAGGCTGGATCAGCGGGACGAGATACACGAGGAATTATTCGTCAGCATCAATTTAATAAGGTAGAATTAGTGAAGTTTGTTAAGCCAGAAGATTCATATCAAGAGTTAGAAAGTTTAACGGCTAATGCTGAGAAAGTATTACAATTATTAGGGTTACCTTATCGAGTAATTGAGTTATGTACAGGAGATATTGGATTCTCGGCAGCAAAAACATATGATATTGAGGTTTGGTTGCCATCTTATCATGCGTATAAAGAGATTTCTTCTTGTTCAAATTTTGAAGATTTCCAAGCACGTCGCGCTAACATCAAGTTCCGTCGCGATGCGAAGGCTAAACCTGAATTTGTTCATACATTAAATGGTTCAGGTTTAGCAATTGGTCGTACGGTTGCCGCTATTATTGAAAATTATCAGCAAGCAGATGGAAGCATCGTAATTCCGGAAGCTTTACGTCCATATATGCGTAATCTTGAGGTAATTAAATAG
- a CDS encoding MBL fold metallo-hydrolase — MKICVLSSGSVGNATIIETDQTAILIDNGLSLKKLQELIKQSGFDENKIEHILITHEHSDHIKGVGVCTRKWKLNVCATQKTIEEMYRKKIIKPDVEQTMAVEKDQWIQLGDLSVMPFRISHDAVDPVGYMIQQEDKRLVYVTDTGYITGDILKTLGNADVYIMETNHNVEMLQMCNRPWALKQRILDDCGHLSNEDSAYAMSQLIGDKTKHIYLAHLSQEANLPDLAMMTVRHVLREENINLDCLNLYMTYPMQPSKVIQL; from the coding sequence ATGAAAATCTGTGTGTTGTCAAGCGGCAGTGTAGGAAACGCGACAATTATAGAAACCGACCAAACGGCAATTTTAATAGATAATGGTTTATCTTTAAAAAAGTTACAGGAATTAATTAAACAAAGTGGTTTTGATGAAAATAAAATAGAGCATATTTTGATTACTCATGAACATAGTGATCATATTAAAGGTGTTGGTGTTTGTACACGAAAATGGAAGTTAAACGTATGTGCAACACAGAAGACAATTGAGGAAATGTATCGAAAAAAAATTATTAAACCTGATGTAGAACAAACGATGGCCGTCGAAAAAGATCAGTGGATACAGCTAGGCGATTTATCTGTGATGCCCTTCCGAATTTCTCATGATGCGGTTGATCCTGTTGGATATATGATTCAACAGGAAGATAAGAGACTGGTTTATGTGACTGATACAGGATATATTACAGGAGATATTTTAAAAACCCTCGGTAATGCGGATGTTTATATTATGGAGACGAATCATAATGTGGAGATGCTTCAGATGTGTAATCGTCCATGGGCTTTAAAGCAACGTATTTTAGATGACTGCGGCCATTTATCAAATGAAGATTCGGCTTATGCGATGAGTCAGTTAATCGGGGATAAAACAAAACATATTTATTTAGCCCATTTGAGTCAAGAGGCGAATTTACCTGATTTGGCTATGATGACGGTCCGACATGTGTTACGAGAAGAAAATATTAATTTGGATTGTTTAAATTTGTATATGACATATCCGATGCAACCATCTAAGGTTATTCAATTATAA
- a CDS encoding CxxH/CxxC protein has protein sequence MYSCLEHIEEAMDRYLDEYGKLPILVEVELSHSCDYCKQEAVYKIIEGMMIEDEEDF, from the coding sequence ATGTATAGTTGTTTAGAACATATTGAAGAGGCAATGGATCGATATTTAGATGAGTATGGAAAGCTGCCTATTTTGGTGGAAGTGGAGCTTAGTCATAGTTGTGATTATTGCAAGCAGGAGGCTGTGTATAAAATTATAGAGGGTATGATGATTGAAGACGAAGAGGATTTCTAG
- the gyrA gene encoding DNA gyrase subunit A, translating to MSGYDQVKPHNIAKEMRTSFIDYAMSVIVSRALPDVRDGLKPVHRRILYSMNDLGMHSDKPYKKSARIVGDVIAKYHPHGDSSVYDAMVRMAQDFSYRYPLVDGHGNFGSIDGDGAAAMRYTEARMSKLAMEMMRDINKNTIDFQPNFDGEEQEPVVLPARFPSLLVNGTTGIAVGMATNIPPHNLSEVIDGCLAYMDNPEIDILGLMQFIKGPDLPTGALILGTKGIRSAYETGNGSIMIRSQCEIVEGHGGKYSILVTEIPYQVNRERLIEKIAELVKEKRLDGITDLRNESNREGTRIVIELRKDVNPQVMLNNLFKLTQLQVSYGINMLALVDGQPKVLNLKEIISEYIKHQVEVIVRRTKFDLDKAEDRAHILEGLRIALDHIDRIIAIIRGSSNDEEALNSLMSEFSLSERQGKAILEMRLRRLTGLERGKIEDEYQNLVVLIADLKDILANESRVHAIIREELLEVKQKHGDERRTQIVRGSDFDIEDEDLIPEEQVIITLTNNGYIKRQPISTYRSQNRGGRGVQGMGTHDDDYVKELLSTSTHDHLLFFTSKGKVYQKKAYTIPEYGRTAKGLPIVNIIEIAQDEYISAIIPVKEFNDDEFLFFATRFGVVKRTTLSAFGHIRTNGLIALSLREDDELIGVRKTSGQDDIIIASSGGKAVWFDETEVRPMGRTAAGVRGIFLEEDEVAIGMEMVTTDQEILVVTENGFGKRTSIKEYRKTKRGGKGVKTLTITDKNGTLVAMKAVNGDEDLIIVTNKGVIIRTPIQQISQTGRATQGVKLIRLTDEQLVSSVAIVEHEESDESQLVSEEVQKVAEGAELDNKPESE from the coding sequence ATGTCTGGATATGACCAAGTAAAACCGCATAATATTGCTAAAGAAATGAGAACCTCTTTTATTGATTATGCGATGAGTGTTATCGTATCACGTGCTCTACCAGATGTTCGTGATGGATTGAAACCTGTTCATCGTCGAATTTTATATTCGATGAATGACTTAGGAATGCACAGTGATAAACCATATAAAAAGTCTGCCCGTATTGTTGGGGATGTTATCGCTAAGTACCATCCTCACGGCGATTCATCTGTTTATGATGCGATGGTACGTATGGCACAAGATTTTAGTTATCGTTATCCTTTAGTTGATGGGCATGGTAACTTTGGTTCGATTGATGGCGATGGAGCGGCCGCAATGCGTTATACTGAAGCGAGAATGTCGAAATTAGCAATGGAAATGATGCGGGATATTAATAAAAATACGATTGATTTCCAACCTAACTTTGATGGTGAGGAACAAGAACCTGTTGTGTTACCGGCAAGGTTTCCAAGTCTACTAGTTAATGGGACAACCGGGATAGCAGTCGGTATGGCCACGAATATTCCACCTCATAACCTATCGGAAGTTATTGATGGTTGTTTAGCTTATATGGACAATCCTGAAATTGATATTTTGGGTTTGATGCAGTTTATTAAGGGGCCTGATTTACCTACAGGTGCGCTAATTTTAGGTACGAAAGGAATTCGTTCAGCTTACGAAACAGGAAATGGATCAATTATGATTCGTTCTCAATGTGAAATCGTTGAAGGTCATGGTGGCAAATATTCTATTTTAGTAACTGAAATTCCTTATCAGGTTAATCGTGAACGTTTAATTGAGAAAATTGCTGAGTTAGTTAAGGAAAAGCGTTTAGATGGGATTACGGATTTACGAAATGAATCGAATCGTGAAGGAACACGTATTGTTATTGAATTGCGTAAAGATGTTAATCCACAGGTGATGTTAAACAATTTATTTAAGTTAACTCAATTACAGGTTTCCTACGGTATTAATATGTTAGCTTTAGTCGATGGGCAGCCTAAAGTATTGAACCTAAAAGAGATTATTTCAGAATATATTAAACATCAGGTAGAAGTTATTGTTCGTCGTACAAAATTCGACTTGGATAAGGCCGAAGATCGTGCTCATATTTTAGAAGGATTACGTATTGCTTTGGATCATATTGATCGAATTATTGCAATCATTCGTGGTTCTTCTAATGATGAAGAAGCGTTAAATTCATTAATGTCAGAATTCTCTTTATCGGAACGTCAAGGGAAAGCTATTTTAGAGATGCGCCTTCGCCGTTTAACAGGATTAGAACGAGGTAAAATAGAAGATGAATATCAAAATTTAGTCGTTTTAATTGCTGATTTAAAAGATATTTTGGCGAATGAATCACGTGTTCATGCAATCATTCGTGAAGAATTACTTGAAGTTAAGCAAAAACATGGTGATGAGCGTCGCACTCAGATTGTTCGGGGTTCTGATTTTGATATTGAAGATGAAGATCTAATTCCAGAGGAACAAGTTATTATCACCTTGACTAATAATGGATATATTAAACGTCAACCGATATCAACGTATCGATCTCAAAATCGTGGAGGTCGAGGGGTCCAAGGAATGGGGACGCATGATGATGATTATGTAAAAGAATTATTATCAACATCTACCCACGATCATTTACTGTTCTTTACAAGTAAGGGAAAAGTTTATCAGAAAAAGGCATATACGATTCCGGAATACGGGCGTACGGCTAAGGGATTACCTATTGTAAATATTATTGAAATCGCGCAGGATGAATACATTAGTGCAATTATCCCAGTTAAAGAATTTAATGATGATGAATTTTTATTCTTTGCTACACGATTTGGTGTCGTAAAACGTACTACTTTATCGGCCTTTGGACATATCCGAACGAATGGTCTTATTGCCCTATCGTTAAGGGAAGACGATGAACTTATCGGGGTAAGAAAAACATCTGGACAAGATGATATTATTATTGCTTCTAGTGGTGGAAAAGCTGTTTGGTTTGATGAGACTGAGGTTCGTCCAATGGGACGTACAGCAGCTGGTGTTCGAGGTATTTTCTTAGAGGAAGATGAAGTTGCAATTGGAATGGAAATGGTCACAACGGACCAAGAAATTCTTGTAGTAACAGAGAACGGATTTGGTAAACGAACTTCAATTAAAGAATATCGCAAAACAAAACGTGGTGGAAAAGGTGTTAAAACGTTAACTATCACGGATAAAAACGGAACATTAGTGGCCATGAAGGCTGTAAATGGGGATGAGGATCTAATAATTGTAACAAATAAAGGGGTTATTATCCGAACACCAATTCAACAAATTTCACAAACTGGCCGTGCAACACAAGGGGTAAAATTAATTCGACTAACTGATGAACAATTAGTGTCTAGTGTTGCAATTGTTGAACATGAGGAGTCTGACGAGTCACAACTAGTTAGTGAAGAAGTCCAAAAGGTTGCTGAAGGAGCAGAGTTAGACAATAAACCAGAGTCAGAATAG